From Pseudoleptotrichia goodfellowii, a single genomic window includes:
- a CDS encoding autotransporter-associated N-terminal domain-containing protein, with protein sequence MKNNLKKIEKTLRTFAKRCKNIKYTKSLLLTFLLVGTLSFSDTLTSPEVKNTENVINQTKKELNTSINDLHIAFKKAKRENNRLLRNSNLELIQLMEQGDHVVKSPWSSWQYGMNYFYNSSRGTYKGRGDKAEKYPYEGVFARSNNLFERAVSPLSVNYKKLPQSTILIRHLQVQERD encoded by the coding sequence ATGAAAAATAATTTGAAAAAAATTGAAAAAACTTTAAGAACATTTGCCAAAAGATGTAAAAATATCAAATATACTAAAAGTTTGTTATTAACATTTCTTTTGGTAGGGACGTTATCTTTTTCGGATACATTGACATCGCCTGAAGTTAAGAACACGGAAAATGTGATAAATCAGACAAAAAAAGAATTAAATACGTCAATAAATGACTTGCATATAGCATTTAAAAAGGCAAAAAGAGAAAATAACAGATTACTGAGAAATTCAAATTTAGAATTGATTCAGTTAATGGAACAGGGAGATCACGTAGTAAAATCTCCATGGAGCAGCTGGCAATATGGAATGAATTATTTTTATAACAGTTCGAGAGGAACATATAAGGGAAGAGGGGATAAAGCTGAAAAATATCCCTATGAAGGTGTATTTGCAAGAAGCAATAACCTTTTTGAAAGAGCAGTTTCACCTTTAAGTGTTAATTATAAAAAGTTGCCGCAATCAACAATCCTTATTCGGCATCTTCAAGTGCAAGAAAGGGACTGA